The DNA window ATCCTCACCTGCTGCCAGTGGTCGAATCGTTCGGGGTGGTCCGGGTAGTTCTTTGGCTCATTCTTCATCGTTACTGTTCGATTTCCCTCAGAGAGGTGGAGGTTGGGGTGGACACTGTTGACTTCCAGAAGCAGCTGGCAGGCATCTAAAATAATGCAGGACGACGACATTATGATTCATGTAGTTGTCTCGATTTCAAATTTAATGTCACCATATATTTTGGTTTTCTGTCTCTTAGTATAAAAGAAGTTTCtatgagtttgttttgttacattttaacTTCAACATTGAAGGAAAGTCTTGTGATCACCCAGCAAAGACAAGAACACCTGTGTTTACTCAGTTAAACCTCACTGTTAGTTTGCTTTCTTACATTTCACCAAACCTGTTCTACAGGCAGCATTACTTGCGCAATTCTCTTTTCAGTCATTTCACCTGGTAGTTTGGCCTTTCCTTTTGTTATGGAGACTTTCCTTCTATTTAATACAACCACTGCATACATACTATTATATCGTGAACAATGAGAATACACCTATAGCTGGAGTTGGACAAGGCTGAAGAAGTATTGCCAGGTTTCTGGCGATGAGGTACtgagattaaaaagaaaaacaaaagaagcaaaaGAAATAGATTGAAATATAGTACTCACACTGTAGGAAATCTTCCCTTGTCCTTGGTTCTTCTCTTATCCTTGGTATTTCTATTGTTCTCGGTTCCTCTCTTGTTCTTGATTGTTCTCTTGGCTGCTCGTCCCTTAGAATCGATTCCCTCCCCGTCTTTGTCTCACCTTCTTGTACGATGTAGACGTCCTTCactataaacaaacacacacaaatcgCAGCATAAGCATCACGCAAACAACAGCAGACAAAAGACCAACCCTCCCTTGGAGAGACATTAAGGATTCTGTAGATTAAGAAAGATGAATGTGTCCACCTGTTCCTGAGATTTTGCTCATTTCTGTCTTGCTGACTTCTTCCACTTGTAGTTTCAGTGCTGCAATGGCTCTCTTGGTAGCATCGAAGGAGTAATTGGGGGCAACATTGATGCTGTTGAGGTCTTCATATCCAGAGGGGCCTGATAGAGACTGCCAGCTCTGAAAGACAAGAACAAAAGACGAGACATTATATTTTGAAAATAGCCGAGACATTGCAGAGTACCACTGTTTTCTTGGCTGAGGTCCTAGATAGAGACCAACCACACCTGCAGAAAGTGTATGtggtcatcagtgtgtgagagcttctcaaGGTCATTGTGTCTCTTTCTCAGCAGAGTGATCTCTTCCTCCAAACGGTCCAGCAGTAACTCCCCCCGAGTCACTGTTGTCCTTTCATGGGAGCGGATCATCTCCTTGACTTCATTGTACTTTCTCTCGATGGAAAGCAGAAGCTCCGTGAAGATCCGCTCGTTTTCCTCTAGGACCGTCTGAGCAGAGTGCTGATGGGAAACATGAGaaagagacagagcgagagttTGTTAAAATAGGGATggagagcagtttttttttcaagccagGTAAcctcattttcatgtttttagcGACTTGTTTTACATACTTTGACTGATTCAACAGATTGTCGGAGATCCTGCCACTTCTTAATCCTCTGGTCGATCCTCTGTTGAGACTTATGCAGGGTTGTACCAAGTTGTTTCTGTAGAGGAAATGAAGTTAAAAGTGGAATTTTCTATGTTTCTATTAGCCTCAGAGTAAACAACCTTTCAAATCAAATATCTTCagtcaatcaatatttttttgttcatttacaAAGCCCCATATCTCAACATAAATAGTCTCATGACCCTGTACATAAAGTGCAGATCTAGACTTCACTGTTTGTGACATTATTTACAGAGATACAACATTAACCCACCAATAGAAAACACTTGGCAACAATGGTAAGTAAACTTCCTCTGCCACAACCAGATGTGCCCAGAAGAAGCGATAGAAAGCGAGACAGAGAGATTGACAGATTGTTTTCACCACTCACTTGTTTCTCAGTCCTCTCGGTTCCAGCTGGTACGATGTCATGGTGCTTGTGTTCGTCCATCATGCACAGAACACACACCGATGTCTGATCAGTGCGACAAAAAGCCTCCAGCAGTTTGTCATGCTGGGCACAGACCTTCTCCCTCATCTGACCTGTAGCTTTGACCAGCTTGTGCTTCATCAGGGCAGGGTACTCGTAGTGAGACTGCAGGTGTGTCTCGCAGTAGGATGCCAGGCACACGTAGCAGGATTTTTCTGCCTTCTGCTTCCTGGTGGTGCAGAAGTCACACAAAACATCCCCGCTCTTAGCCTGGGTTCTGGGCTGGTTTCTGCTGGTGGAGCGGCGAGCCCTCTCCCCATTGTTGGATCTGTCCAGATCCAGAGTGCCATTGTGAGACATTTTTAACTggagttagaaaaaaaagagtccccAGGTGACCAAGCTCAGCAGCAGTGTGTCAAGTTCTCAATCAAATACAGGGTTCAAAAAGCTAAAGAAAAGTCTTGAGCGCAGAACAACTTATCCACAGAGAAAAAAGAGTTGGTGATGTGAACAGCTCCAGTGAAACTGTGTGACTGACACTACCTGTGACAGAATGTTAGCTATGTGGTCAACTCTCACTGTAAAACCAGTATTACTGGTTGGGAGTTTAATTGACAGAGAATGGGTGTTACAACAAATATGCTGCCTGAAACAAAGAGGGCTGAGtcaaaggagaggaaaagatgAAAGTATTCAAACAAAAAGACCTTATTGACGTAGATAGTCAGGTAGGTAGGGACAAGTCAGAAGTATGTCTTAACTATATAAATCTGTATATACATTTGTAGAAATATCTATTGATGCTACTGcatacagtgtttttattttttgtatgtgaGGGAACCTTCCCAACCAATTAATAAAGTTCCTATCTATAGATCTATCTATCTTAACTAAATTGGATTTAATTTTGACAACCCCATCAGACCTTCACTTTGTTGTCTTTGACTCAACATCACATCTAGTCTGTTTCTTTCCTTGACAAGTAAAACATGTGCTTTCATTACTAACAGTACATTCACCAACACTGGACACGGAGGAGAACAGCATCCTCTTGTGGGATTAATTTACTACTGCATTAAATGTTTACTCCTGTACAGTCTCTTTGTCCTCTAAAATAACCAGCACTAGTGTGTTACGCGTTATAACTTGACTACACATGACTAAACTAGATGATAATTCTCCTCAAAGCATTTGAAAACCGTGATAAAAGGCGGTGCCGttgtactaaaaaaaaaaaactaaacttaaGAAATGATCAAACTCTTGCAATGACCAGTGGTGATCCTAGGGTCTGTTGGGGTCCCAGGCAAAAGTAAAGTGGGGGCCCTCTAACCAGCGTTCTCACTtaatttcctctttctttcttcactcccagacagataattcctcttcttcattttcctttattgacaaattttggttttcacagcaataatgcatgcagaggtgctgctttgtcaacaggcaaggcaggcaactgcttgggccCCCTGGCCAGTAGGGGCCCCTCGAGGACTGACACACTTTTAACCATAGCAGTGGCTCAGAATGTGCACATTTTACAATGacggtaggaaacctccctgggggccccatctgacagtacTCAATGTTGTTGCACTGCTACACGTTCCGATATTCCTTGAAAATTTACGTTGGTCACTTAAAGTAGCCgtaggtgtcagattatttttaacataatgACGATtaatgctggttggaggggcccccacaGACTCTAGATTCGCCACTGAATGCATGCAATGCTTAGCAGGGCATTGAGAGTGAGTGCTATCAGacggggcccccttagggaggtttcccactgccattgcaaaatttgcacaatTTGAGACAATGGCgtgttttaaagtttgtcagccgtCGGGGGCCCCCTAGTGGCCTGGGGCCTATTGACATGCAGCGCCTCGGGCAATGACCTCCTATTTTATATGGAAGACATCACATTCACTTATTTAATTCACTTAAACTGCTTCTTCCCTTACTTGTTACATAACATAATGACGATTgtattgtattaaaaaaataaaaaaaaaataaacttaagtTATAAACAAAGTCTGCATTGCAATGACCAGTGGTGATCCGAGGGTCTGTTGGGGTCCCAGGCAAAAATAAAGAGGGGGCCCTCTAACCAGCGTTCCTAATtagttttcctctttctttcttcactcCCCAGACAGataattagatttaaaaaaaaaagggaagggcCTTAAATTGAGAAgggatttttgttttaacttttactGTAATTTACTTTCCAACAATTGCTTTATGCTCGCCCAAacttcaaatacacacacacacatttttttttttttttgcgtgcaCCACTCCGAGGCGGCAGGGGGCGACAGTAGCACCAGGGCTTCATTGAAACGACAACAGTAGCTTTCGCTAAAGTGCGTCGGTCGTCCAACGTTGGCGCCAGATGAGCTGTGGCGCCAGCTACACACGCAGAGAccgagcgagagagggagagagagagagagagagagagaggaagaagaaacacactcactcacacacactcatacacacacacatacacagcggTTTTTTACCGAGGCTCACAACAGCTTGCAAAGCCCCTTCTGAGAGTTTGAAGCAATCAaacagtttctctctttcttttttcttttcttctgcaaTCAAGAACACAAAGGTGGGTGCgcatgtgtgttgttgtgtacaTTTATGATGCGTTTTCTCATCGTTCAAATGTAACTTTAATCTGTTAATAAGTAGTAGTAACATCTTTTGgttgcgattttttttttttttgcggggCACTACATTTGCGGGGCAATTACTTCTGATGGCACCAACTTTGTAATGGAAAAATACAGGCCTGGACTCGTACTGGTTTCAGCTTTGTGTTCttctgctggggggggggggagaaaccacacaaacacataacgTTACTGCCACAAGGAGGTTTTATTTATGTGCTTTCTGATCAACATCCAGGCTGTATTTTTTGAGGCAGAACCATAAAGTAAAGTAATCATCGTCCTACATGCGGAGGGGGAaggaagaggggggggaggaCCAAAACCAGGTCCAGCATGGTCGGGATGCAGCGTTTTATAAAAACTCATCTTCTGAAGTCAGAAACTAAGGGGGGTGCGGGGGGAAAGCTTTGGCTGTAGCCGTGTTAGCTCGGTTGTTAGCTTGGCACCGAAAGCTATGTAGCCAACAAGCTCGCCTGGATAGCTGCTAACACAAGGAAGCAAGCAAGGCCGCCATTGggagtgtgtgagtctgcaagaggagaagagaggggaCTGCAAGGTCTGTACGCGGAGCTCCGCGCTgccctctgcagcagctcttatTCTGCAGTGGAAAGCTTTAattatgtgttttaaaaactaGATTTGTCATTAGATTAGTGTGGATTCAAATGCGAAGTCTAAATTTCCCGGgcttttctccccccccccccacaccttGAACGGCAGCATCCGTCGCCCCGCTCGGTTAGCCATCTTTGTTTCAGCTAAGTGATGTGGCTCTGTAGCGTGCTAACACCTCCCCGAACCATCAGGCCTACATCTCTGGGTAAAAGTCAAGAGTTTACACGGCTTCTCCGGTTTGCTTTACgcttctttctttatttaataacctactttgtgtgtgttgcccCCCCCTCCAACTCACACGtccctctaaaaaaaaaaaaagcagcggcagtagaagtgtgtgtgtgtttttaaaagaagggGCGGATGCTAacgtggctaacgttagctccgCGGCAGCCATCTTAGGCGAGCATGTAATCTTTTTTGGCTAACTGGAAGTTGCTGGTGTGGCACACAACAAGATGGCCTGTTAATACTCCCAACGCGCAAGGAGAAGGGTTTCCGcgtctgtagagtgtgtgtgtgtcgagcATCGCCCGTTAACCTAACAGTCACTTAAATGTGAGTATTTAACCCACGTTGTTACAGTTTTAAACCCCACCTGCGCGCTGCTAATGAGCTAGTTAGCGGGCTAAAAATCGGTGAAACATATTAGCAGCTAACACGACGCTTGTTTTGTCGGTAACCAGGTCTCCCCCTTCGCCACCATAGCCAGCTAACTAGCGGCTATGGAGGCTATTTGTAGCCACGACGTTGAAGGCTAGCAGTCAGgttctgtttttaataacaaaCTGGTCGTGGAAGTGTCTTAACATTTTCTTGATTTGTTCgtaatgttaaacatttttaaggGAAGTGCGCAGCTGCATTGTGCAGGCCCTGCAGGCTGTGACTTTGGGGgttggggtggggtgggggatTAAATTTAGAATAGAGCAGCTTTTGAGCATGATGTTGTTGGGTCCAACTTGATATTATCAATCCTGCTAGCCACCGGGGTTAAGCTAAACTTAGCAAGCAAATTGGTAATTTAGCACGCTAAAGTCgagcatgttgttgttgtttgagaggCTATGTGggggaaaatacattttaaaaacactaatGGAGAACTTGCAGTGCACTGTAACATACTACCCTAATGCATGTTTCACtttaaatgcaacattttaGTGAAATAATGCTGCAGAAGTTTTAAAACGTCAAGTGTGCTGGAGACATCAACCTCGAACAGATTAAATCATCTTTACTGTATAAATGAACTCCTTTAtcacatttataataatttgCTGTGCGCCAACAAGCTTTGCCTTTTGCTGTTTTGGCATCAACTAATTGATATTTTGTTAGGGCTCCTTCTCCAGAGGGTCATGGGTTGCAAACTTGTGTCGTATATATCTTTTACACAGAGATAAGATTTACTTTCTtgatcccagcagggaaatttaggtgtgCCAacatacattcaaacacacaacacaacatatatatatacatatcccacccatacaaaaaacatgagcccacaatacatagccaggataaaaaaaaagtggtatggatggtTCATGTGCATTAGTAGCTGTTACTCGtagataacagtacaaaatactagctctgccagtgcatagtatgatagataaacacagaattattataaaaaagcagtcaagtgtgcaaatatacaggtgcaaaatacagtttgatatatgcagctcaggctaaagtttaaatgtcttctgtccttacttacaGGGGAGTCGGTTGCCATCATCAGTCATTGAGTCATTGTCTTTCAAGATTTTTAGAATAGACTCAACAGTGATCAATTAAAATTTATTTGTGAATCATTAATGTTAggatatttaaatatttctgtgaCAGTATTGTTATTGCTTATCCTTTCATACAGACATCTTTTTATGTATGCCTAGATGTCAACGCAGCAGCTTGGTGTCAAAGAAGAAATATTAATAGTGTTGTCAATATTGTCTACTTTCTGCCAGTTGGATTTAGATGTCAAACGTGGTTTATTCTTTTCCTCTGCCGTGCGATTGAGGTAACAAGTATGTCTTGAGATTGAGGTTACAAATATGTCTCAAGAAACCTACCCTAAGACATGTGAGGTTGAGGATATTGTGTAGAACATGCaacatcatattttattttatttgtgtttggtaCAACTGATTTGCTAGCTAATTTCTttttgagtggaaaaaaaagtaattcaaagTGTCTCTTGTTCTTCATCTTTTGCAGGATTTGCTTACAAACAACAGCACCAGCGCTGCcttgaacaacaacaactttataCCCCCGATTCTTATTTGAGTTATCGTCCGGCCAAAAAACGGAGGTCGTGGGGCTAGAGTGTGTTCTCATGGCCGAGTCAGAGACTGAATGTGACACACCCGGCCTTGACACGCTTGGGTCGGAGTGTGTCATAGCCCACAGCCATGTCGACCTTCATTATGGAGCAGAAACCGAAATCATGACTGAAGAAAAGCGTGGATTAGAGCTGGAGATCCATGGCTCAGACTTAAAGATCCAGGGGCTGGGAGAAGGGCTCGGAGCTGTAGCCTGTGTGGATGCAATTGTAGCTGAAACAGACCATGATTACATAAAGGTGGAACATGGCGAGATGCACTGTTTCACAGGAGCAGAGATCAAGACATCAGGGAGTGAGGCTCTGCTGGGCGAGGTGCTGCTCAAGGCGGAAAGCGAACACGTGGTAAAAGTTGAGTCTGACCATGGTGGGGAGTTGACAGTGGAATCCGAGAATGGTGTGATCATACATGAAGCTCATGGTCTGCAGTGCAACGAGTGTGGAGAGATTTTCGGCAGCATAGCTGATCTTCACCAGCATTTTGAGATACACAAGGACCTTAACCCTTACATCTGTGTCCACTGTGGTGAGAGCTTTGCTGTGGAGGCCAGCCTTAAGCAGCACATGAAGATTCACATGAAAGAAAAGCCCTATGTTCCCCCTGGAGTTGATATTATGGGCAAAGATGTTATTGATGCCTTCAGCCTCAAGTCCCATCAGATGATTCATTTACCAGACAAGCCGCACAGATGCTCAGAGTGTGGTAAGAGCTTTGCAGCTGCCATCACCCTGAGAGAGCACATGAAGATGCATTCAGAGGATAAACCCTACAAGTGCACCCAATGCAGGAAGAGCTTTGTCCGGAGGAGGCATCTGAAAAAACATCAGGAGGTCCATGCACGTGAGAAGCCATATACCTGTGGCCAATGTGGCAAAGGCTTCGCTACAACTTCCAACCTGAAGCAGCACCAGAAGACTCACGCTGCTGTTGTGCTCGGCGACAAACCCCACCGGTGCGCACAATGTGGAAAGTGTTTTGCTGCAGCTGCCACTCTGAGAGAGCACCAGAGGATCCACTCGGGTGAGAAGCCATACAAATGCAACATGTGCAGGAAGAGCTTTGTCCGTAAACGTCATCTGAAGAAGCACCAGCAAGTCCATGCCGGAGGGAAGCCCTACACCTGCAGACATTGTAACAAGGGCTTCAATcattcatcttctctctctcgccACCACAAGACCCACCTGCAGAACCCagtgttttctcctcctcagcctGGAAAAACCCTGTCCTACGGCACTCCCCCCAAGCAGCGGGTGCACCAGCAGGGAGACAAGCCCTACATGTGCCACCACTGTGACAAGGGCTTCAATCATTCCTCTTCCCTGTCCCGGCACCAAAGAGTCCACTCTGAGGGAAAGAGTTATACGTGCGCTCACTGTGGCAAAAGATTCAATCACTCCTCCTCCCTGGCTCGGCATCAGAGAGTCCACTTGGAGGgcaaacaacagcagcagctgccgCAACCGCCGCCGCCACAACCGCAGCAGTACACCACCATTCCCACAGGGAAGGGTTTCCCTAACAACGCCTTCCCAAAACAGCGCACCCTGTCTGTTGAAAAACCATACAGGTGCTCCCAGTGTGGAAAAGGCTTTAACCATTCATCTTCGCTCTCCAGACATCACAGGATCCATGTAGATCAGTGAGCCCCTTCTCCCACCCTGACATGCAAGTGCAAATATCCATGCTCCCACACCCTGTTTCTCTTTTAACAATGGTCCCATCGTTAATATTGGAACACCACAGGAAACACCAGTTCAACTTCCATTGACAAAAATGGTCAGGACAGCGAATTACTACGTTAAAGTGGAGCAGCTGAGACTAAATGGACAGTAACACTCAAGTCTTCAAAAGGAAAGGACTACGTGATCTTTAATCCAGAGCTGAACCCGGGACTTTGTGCTCAGTAAAAAGAGGGTGATATTAAATTGTGAAGGAgcctctgtttcctgtttgtgatTGTGCTTCACTTGCTCCAGGACCTCTTTTGAAcacttttaaaggaaaaaacaaaattgacGATCGATGTGAAAAAATTGTTACCCGGGGAAAATTTGCTTAACCCTCTGATAAGTCGTTTTGATAAAAGAATTCAGTTTATGTACCTTCAGGTGGGCACCTGCGCTTTTCAGCTGCAACTTTATTCAATGCTACCAACACAATTGGTGAACTGTTGTCTCAATTTAAATGTGTCCTTTTTCACCCACATAACCCATTTGAAGCAAACATCAGAAATCCAATGTAAATacttattgatttttcttttatatatatgtataggtGACTAGTGTGCTGTTCcaaaagattacatttttgatAGAAAGATCCACTTTGTcgccacctttttttttttttttttcttttatgactttaatttgttttaagtGTTGGAGATAAACAGGTTTCAGGTGTTCTCATCCAGCTTGTTCTTGAATTTGGGCTCCATCAGACAAGAGCCATCTTGTATGTTTATAAGGTTGTTTTCTTCCATGTCTAAGATGGTTTAGCACTGCTGCAAAGACTGTACAGAGAGCAATACTGGCTGACACCCTAATTCTATTATGACATGCAGTTAGCCATGAGGAAATGcataatagaaaataaaaaacctacTGGGTAGCATATAACAACATGACCTGTGTCCTAATTTTTTACTGTGCATTTTCCTTTGGTACCTGTGCACCAAATGTACATGAAATGCAAAATCACACTTTAAATGCTTCAGATACTAATTCAATTACCTGTGTGTTGAATAAAGGTAACTCAGTCATGTTGATCTGCGACTTCTCACAATttgatctgaaaaaaaaaataaagttgtgtgTACTAAAAGACTACAAGAGGTTATCTCACTTTTACAAGACTTAAAGATTTTTTCCTGAATTCTAATGGATTGCGCTCTATTTACTGTTCTGTGTAAAATATCTTTTACAAactgatgtatttttttagatATGGCTTGGGTTATATGAAAGGGAATGAGAGATATACAGTTTTTATGGGAGTGAACATGGTGAGCAATATTTTCTCTTATTTGGATAACAGTTGTGCTTCAGACTGTAGCATAGTTTTCTTCCTTGTGTTAGATAGGTGCCTTATTGCATGCTATGTAGAAATGTATGCCGAGCTGTTGAGAAAAAAAGTTAGGGATTTTTCAGGCGTCTTTTGTTCTTATTCATACTAACTTACcctacattttaatttgatgtcaCTGATacctgttgcttttttttgttgcttttgtgtaTATTACCATGTGTTTACACTGTTACGACCATATTGTCTTTATTTCCTTTCCCCTTCATTTTTGTCAATGGCCTCATTGTAGAAAGAAATTGTAAATCATCCATATAGGCTTCTCTTAAGGGCAAATCCTGTAACACCTTCCCAATTTCTGAGTGGCACATAtatggataaataaaggttgttgACTCTCCTGTGGTGTTTAATCAATTGAGTTTGGTATAGAAAAAGAAAGGACATATGTCTCTCATTTTTGTATTCTATGTAGATAGCATGTAGCTTTTGAGTAAAGGCTCAATATTAAGTAATAATAGTCGTCAGATATATTTGACTGAGCAACTCAGGAACATCGCTCATAATTGCACTTCCTTAATGTGTCCACATGGTGTCACTCTTTTCTAATCTAGCAAGCAGGATGGTAGTGAAATATATT is part of the Labrus bergylta chromosome 10, fLabBer1.1, whole genome shotgun sequence genome and encodes:
- the ftr14l gene encoding tripartite motif-containing protein 16; amino-acid sequence: MSHNGTLDLDRSNNGERARRSTSRNQPRTQAKSGDVLCDFCTTRKQKAEKSCYVCLASYCETHLQSHYEYPALMKHKLVKATGQMREKVCAQHDKLLEAFCRTDQTSVCVLCMMDEHKHHDIVPAGTERTEKQKQLGTTLHKSQQRIDQRIKKWQDLRQSVESVKHSAQTVLEENERIFTELLLSIERKYNEVKEMIRSHERTTVTRGELLLDRLEEEITLLRKRHNDLEKLSHTDDHIHFLQSWQSLSGPSGYEDLNSINVAPNYSFDATKRAIAALKLQVEEVSKTEMSKISGTVKDVYIVQEGETKTGRESILRDEQPREQSRTREEPRTIEIPRIREEPRTREDFLQYACQLLLEVNSVHPNLHLSEGNRTVTMKNEPKNYPDHPERFDHWQQVLCREGVSGSRCYWEVDWRGTEIDVAVAYRGIRRKGNGNECSLGWNDKSWSLYCSDSKVSIVHNNKSRDIAAPVPLRIGVYLDHAAGTLAFYSVSDGMQLLQKVQTTFTEPLYPAFSVWGFGTTIRL
- the si:ch211-198a12.6 gene encoding zinc finger protein ZFP2; amino-acid sequence: MAESETECDTPGLDTLGSECVIAHSHVDLHYGAETEIMTEEKRGLELEIHGSDLKIQGLGEGLGAVACVDAIVAETDHDYIKVEHGEMHCFTGAEIKTSGSEALLGEVLLKAESEHVVKVESDHGGELTVESENGVIIHEAHGLQCNECGEIFGSIADLHQHFEIHKDLNPYICVHCGESFAVEASLKQHMKIHMKEKPYVPPGVDIMGKDVIDAFSLKSHQMIHLPDKPHRCSECGKSFAAAITLREHMKMHSEDKPYKCTQCRKSFVRRRHLKKHQEVHAREKPYTCGQCGKGFATTSNLKQHQKTHAAVVLGDKPHRCAQCGKCFAAAATLREHQRIHSGEKPYKCNMCRKSFVRKRHLKKHQQVHAGGKPYTCRHCNKGFNHSSSLSRHHKTHLQNPVFSPPQPGKTLSYGTPPKQRVHQQGDKPYMCHHCDKGFNHSSSLSRHQRVHSEGKSYTCAHCGKRFNHSSSLARHQRVHLEGKQQQQLPQPPPPQPQQYTTIPTGKGFPNNAFPKQRTLSVEKPYRCSQCGKGFNHSSSLSRHHRIHVDQ